GCAATGGCGACGTGCAACTGATCCTGACGTTGAAGGTGGACGCGGCGCCCAGCGCAGCCGCGCGCATCGGCGTGGCCTGCGGCCACGACTGCGGCGCGCGCGTGGACCTGGGCAAGGCCTTGGCCGCGCTGCCCAAGGGCGAGTGGCGCACGCTGGGCGTGCCGTTGAAGTGCTTCGCGGCGGCCGGCGCCGACCTGACCCGGCTGGAGCGTCTGCCGGAGATCGAGAGCGACGGCGCACTGGACCTGGCGCTGTCGCGGATCGCGCTGGGCAGCAGCAACGAGGCGCAGAGCGTGGTCGACTGCCCGCTGCACTGAGCGGCGGCGCAGGCGGCGAACGGGTTATCGAACGAGCGGCGCCGCCCACGCGGGCGGCGTCATGGACAACGGTGCGACAGGGCTGCGGCCCGTAGGAGAAGGCAGTGGGGTTGGCGACGTTGGATGTGGCGATCGTGGTGGTCTACCTGGCGGGCATCTTCCTGCTCGCGCAGTGGGTGTCGCGGGAGAAGGCCGGGCACCGCAAGAGCGCGGAAGATTACTTCCTGGCCAGCAAGACCCTGCCGTGGTGGGCGATCGGCGCCTCGCTGATTGCGGCGAACATTTCCGCCGAGCAGATCATCGGCATGGCCGGTTCCGGCTATGCGATCGGCCTGGCGATCGCCTCCTACGAGTGGATGGCGGCGCTGACCCTGCTGATCGTCGGCAAGTTCTTCCTGCCGATCTTCCTGCGCAACGGCATCTACACCATGCCGCAGTTCCTGGAGCAGCGCTACGGCAAGTGGATCCGCACGCTGATGGCGGTGTTCTGGCTGCTGCTGTACGTGTTCGTCAACCTGACCTCGATCCTGTGGCTGGGGTCGATCGCGGTGAGCCAGGTCACCGGCATGGACCAGACTTTGGCGCTGGCGCTGATCGGCGTGTTCGCGCTGGTCTACCAGCTCTACGGCGGGCTGAAGGCGGTGGCGCTGACCGACATCGTGCAGGTCACCCTGCTTGTGCTGGGCGGCCTGCTGGTCGCCGGCCTGACCCTGTCGAAGATCGGCGACGGCGCCGGTGTGCTCGCTGGCTTCCGGCATCTGTGGAACGCGCACCCCGAGCACTTCCACATGATCCTGTCCAAGGACAACCCGTTCTACAAGGACCTGCCGGGCCTGAGCGTGCTGCTTGGCGGCCTGTGGGTGATGAACATCAGCTACTGGGGCTTCAACCAGTACATCATCCAGCGCGCGCTGGCGGCCAAGAACATCGGCGAGGCGCAGAAGGGCATGGTGTTCGCCGCGTTCCTGAAGCTGCTGATGCCGGTAGTGGTGGTGGTGCCGGGCATCGCCGCGGTGGTGCTGGCGCCGGACCTGGCCAAGCCCGACCAGGCCTATCCGACCATGATGCAGTTGCTGCCCAGCGGCATCCTCGGCCTGGTGTTCGCCGCGCTGGTGGCGGCGATCGTGGCCTCGCTGGCGTCCAAGATCAATTCGGTGGCGACCATCTTCACCCTGGACTTCTACGCCAAGTTCCGCCCGCAGGCCGACCAGCCGCAGCTGGTGCGGGTCGGCCGCGTGGCCGCGGTGACCTCAGTACTGATCGGCATCCTCACCGCGCGGCCGCTGCTGGGCAATTTCGACCAGGGCTTCCAGTTCATCCAGGAATTCACCGGCTTCTTCACCCCGGGCGTGGTGGTGATCTTCATGCTCGGCCTGTTCTGGAAGCGCGCCAACGAGGCCGGCGCGCTGACCGCGGCGATCGGTTCGGTGCTGCTGTCGTTCGCGCTGAAGAAGCTGTGGCCGGAACTGCCGTTCATGGACCGCATCGGCCTGGTGTTCGTGCTGTCGCTGGTGGCGGCGGTGGTGGTGTCGCTGCTCACCCCGCTGGCGCCGGCGCGCGACCTGATCCGCACCGACGATGTGCGCTACGGCACCACACTGGGCTTCAAGCTCGGCGCCGCCGTGGTGATCGCGATCCTGGTGGCGCTGTACGCGGTGTTCTGGTGAGCCACGGGCCGGCCGTGGCGCGGTGCGCTCAGGCGTCGCCGCCCTGCCACGGCTCGGCCAGCCAGGCGTCGAGCGCCTCGGCCGGCATCGGCCGCGCGATCCAGTAGCCCTGGCCTTCGTCGCAGCCCCACTCGCGCAGCATCCGATACACGGTTTCGCTCTCGATGCCTTCGGCCACCACCTGCTGGCCGAAGTCGTGGCCGAGATGGATCATCGACGGCACCAGCATGCCGTCGCTGCGGCTGCCGGGCAGGGCGCGGATGAACGACTGGTCGATCTTCAGCGCGCTGGCCGGGATGTTCTTCAGGTAACCGAGGTTGCTGTAGCCGGTGCCGAAGTCGTCGATGGCGATCTTCACCCCGAGCGCGCTGATCTGCTGCAGCTGTTCGGCGACCCGCTGCGGATCGCGGATCATCGCGCTCTCGGTGAATTCGATCTCCAGCGCGCCAGGGGCCAGCGCGTGCTGCTGCAGCAGCGCCTGCAGGCGAACGATGAAGTCGACCTGCTCCAGGTCCACCGCCGACACGTTCAGCGAGACGCTGAAGCGATAGCCGCGCTGCTGCCACAGCGCCGCCTGGGCGATGCCGGTGCGCAGCACCCAGGCGGTGATGCGGCTCATCAGTGCGGTCTTTTCCGCCAGCGGGATGAAGTCGTTCGGCGCCACCGTCCCGAGCAAGGGATGCCGCCAGCGCAGCAGCGCTTCCACGCCGACGCATTCGCCGCTGCGCAGGCTCACCCGCGGCTGGTAGTGCAGGCTCAGCTGGTCTCTGGCGTCCAGCGCCTCGGGCAAGGCGGCGAGGATGCGGAAGGCGTTGCGCTGGTTGGCGTCGTGGTTGCGCTCGTACAGGCTCCAGCGCTGGCCGCGTTGGCGCGCCATGTCCACCGCGGTGGTCAGCGAGCGCACCGTGTGGTTGGCGCTGAGCGCACCATCCAGGCGCACCGCGCCCAGCGAGGGGCTGGCCGCGTGCGGAATGCCCTGGTGGTCGATCGCCGCGGCGAAGGCGTCGCAGACGTGCTCGCACCAGTACTCCAGATGTGCGGTGTCGCTGCCTTCCATGATGAACACGAAGCTGGTGGTGTCGATGCGGTACAGCGGCAGGGTGCCCAGCGCCTTGCGCAGGCGGTCGCGCGCGGCCAGCAGGTAACCTTCTGCGTACTCCCAGCCCAGCGCCTTGACCATGTCGCGGAAATAGTCGATGCCGCATACGTCGATCGCCACCGCGGTGTCGTGCTGGTCGGCGGTCTGCAGCGACAGCCACATGGTCAGGTCGTCGTTGAAGCGGCTGCGGTTGGGCAGGCCGGTCAGCGCGTCGACGAAGCCAGTGTTGCGCAGGGTGTCGATGCGCACCATCAGCAGGTCGCGCAGGTCCTGCAGGGTGCGGCGCGCGACATCATCGAACTCGTGGCGCGGCTCGCTGTCGATCACGCACAGCGTGCCGAGGCTGGCGCCGTCGGCCATCAGCAGCGGCGCGCCGGCGTAGAAGCGGATGAACGGCGGTCCGGTGACCAGCGGGTTGTCGCAAAATCGCGGATCCTGGCGCGCGTCGGGCACCACCATCAGTTCCGGGCTGTGGATCGCGTAGGCGCAGAACGCCTGGCTGCGCGGCGTCTGCGGCACCTCCAGACCGACCCGGGACTTGAACCACTGGCGATGTTCGTCGATCAGCGAGACCAGCGCGATCGGCACCCGCAGGTAGCGGGACGCCAGTTGCGTGACCAGATCGAAGACCTGGTCGGCCGGCGTGTCCAGCAGGCACAGCTGGCGCAGGGCACTGAGCCGTTGCGGCTCGTCCAGCAAGGCGGGTGGGGGAGACTTCAGCATGCCGGGTTATCGGCCCGGTAGCAGGGGACTTGAGCGCTGGCCGGACGGGCGGTTCAGGCTGCCGCGGCGCCGCGCCGCACGCTCAGCGCGGCGGATCGCGCTGCGGGCTGGGCCGCTTGGCCAGCTTGCGCTGCAGCGAGCGGCGGTGCATGCCGAGCAGGCGCGCGGCCGCGGACACGTTGCCGCCGGTCTCGTGCATGGCCTGCTGGATGTGCTCCCACTGCAGGCGGCTGAGCGGGGTCATCGCGTCCGGCACGTCGCTGCCGTCCTCGTCTTCGTCCTCCTCGGCCTCCAGGCCGATCGCGCGCAGGATCATCGGCACGGTGGCCGGCTTGGGCAGGTAGTCGTCGGCGCCGAGCTTGATCGCCTCCACCGCGGTGGCGATGCTGGCGTAGCCGGTGACCAGCAGGATCTGCATGTCGGCGCGGATCGCGCGCAGCGGCTGGATCAGCGCCAGGCCGGATTCGTCGCCGAGCTTGAGATCGATCAGCGCGTAGTCCGGCGGCGACTCGGCGGCAAGCGCCAGCGCGGCGGCGGCGCTGTCGGCGGTGCGCGTCTCCAGGCCGCGGCGGGCGAGGGTGCGCTGCAGGGTGCGCAGGTACAGCGGATCGTCGTCGACCAGCAGGCCCAGCGGGGTCTCGGTGTTCATGCGGAGGTCTCCAGGGCGAGCAGCGGCAGGCGGAAGCCGACCCGGGCGCCATG
This genomic stretch from Xanthomonas sacchari harbors:
- a CDS encoding bifunctional diguanylate cyclase/phosphodiesterase; protein product: MLKSPPPALLDEPQRLSALRQLCLLDTPADQVFDLVTQLASRYLRVPIALVSLIDEHRQWFKSRVGLEVPQTPRSQAFCAYAIHSPELMVVPDARQDPRFCDNPLVTGPPFIRFYAGAPLLMADGASLGTLCVIDSEPRHEFDDVARRTLQDLRDLLMVRIDTLRNTGFVDALTGLPNRSRFNDDLTMWLSLQTADQHDTAVAIDVCGIDYFRDMVKALGWEYAEGYLLAARDRLRKALGTLPLYRIDTTSFVFIMEGSDTAHLEYWCEHVCDAFAAAIDHQGIPHAASPSLGAVRLDGALSANHTVRSLTTAVDMARQRGQRWSLYERNHDANQRNAFRILAALPEALDARDQLSLHYQPRVSLRSGECVGVEALLRWRHPLLGTVAPNDFIPLAEKTALMSRITAWVLRTGIAQAALWQQRGYRFSVSLNVSAVDLEQVDFIVRLQALLQQHALAPGALEIEFTESAMIRDPQRVAEQLQQISALGVKIAIDDFGTGYSNLGYLKNIPASALKIDQSFIRALPGSRSDGMLVPSMIHLGHDFGQQVVAEGIESETVYRMLREWGCDEGQGYWIARPMPAEALDAWLAEPWQGGDA
- a CDS encoding response regulator transcription factor → MNTETPLGLLVDDDPLYLRTLQRTLARRGLETRTADSAAAALALAAESPPDYALIDLKLGDESGLALIQPLRAIRADMQILLVTGYASIATAVEAIKLGADDYLPKPATVPMILRAIGLEAEEDEDEDGSDVPDAMTPLSRLQWEHIQQAMHETGGNVSAAARLLGMHRRSLQRKLAKRPSPQRDPPR
- a CDS encoding sodium/sugar symporter, whose product is MGLATLDVAIVVVYLAGIFLLAQWVSREKAGHRKSAEDYFLASKTLPWWAIGASLIAANISAEQIIGMAGSGYAIGLAIASYEWMAALTLLIVGKFFLPIFLRNGIYTMPQFLEQRYGKWIRTLMAVFWLLLYVFVNLTSILWLGSIAVSQVTGMDQTLALALIGVFALVYQLYGGLKAVALTDIVQVTLLVLGGLLVAGLTLSKIGDGAGVLAGFRHLWNAHPEHFHMILSKDNPFYKDLPGLSVLLGGLWVMNISYWGFNQYIIQRALAAKNIGEAQKGMVFAAFLKLLMPVVVVVPGIAAVVLAPDLAKPDQAYPTMMQLLPSGILGLVFAALVAAIVASLASKINSVATIFTLDFYAKFRPQADQPQLVRVGRVAAVTSVLIGILTARPLLGNFDQGFQFIQEFTGFFTPGVVVIFMLGLFWKRANEAGALTAAIGSVLLSFALKKLWPELPFMDRIGLVFVLSLVAAVVVSLLTPLAPARDLIRTDDVRYGTTLGFKLGAAVVIAILVALYAVFW